In a single window of the Zonotrichia albicollis isolate bZonAlb1 chromosome 23, bZonAlb1.hap1, whole genome shotgun sequence genome:
- the MAPT gene encoding microtubule-associated protein tau isoform X26: protein MMEDHAPGQEKHFSSGYPLQIPVDDGSDEPVSETSDAKSTPTTEAEEAGVGATPNLEDHAAGDATQGRVDKEGTEADEKKPKGPEGRGGSKTGAARAGQAQRNSTNATRIPAKTPTAPKTPPSSGEQPKSGDRSGYSSPGSPGTPGSRSRTPSLPTPPAREPKKVAVVRTPPKSPASAKTRVPPAAAPMPDLKNVKSKIGSTDNLKHQPGGGKVQIVYKPVDLSHVTSKCGSLGNIHHKPGGGQVEVKSEKLDFKDKVQSKIGSLDNISHVPGGGNKKIETHKLTFRENAKAKTDHGAEIVYKSPTISGDASPRRLSNVSSSGSINLVDSPQLATLADEVSASLAKQGL from the exons ATGATGGAGGATCACGCACCTGGCCAGGAAAAACACTTCTCATCAG GCTATCCCCTTCAGATACCAGTCGATGATGGATCGGATGAGCCTGTTTCTGAAACTTCTGACGCTAAGAGCACCCCAACTACGGAAG ctgaggaggcGGGCGTGGGAGCCACTCCCAACCTGGAGGACCACGCTGCAGGAGATGCCACTCAAG GTCGTGTTGACAAGGAAGGGACCGAAGCTGATGAAAAGAAACCCAAG GGCCCGGAGGGGCGCGGTGGCTCCAAGACGGGCGCGGCGCGCGCGGGGCAGGCGCAGCGGAACTCCACCAACGCCACCCGCATCCCGGCCAAGACCCCCACGGCCCCcaagacccctcccagctccg GTGAGCAGCCCAAGTCCGGAGACAGAAGCGGTTACAGCAGCCCCGGCTCCCCCGGGACTCCGGGCAGCCGTTCCCGCACCCCCTCTCTGCCCACCCCACCAGCCAGGGAGCCCAAGAAGGTGGCAGTGGTCCGCACGCCCCCCAAGTCGCCGGCCTCGGCCAAGACCCGCGTCCCGCCTGCCGCCGCGCCCATGCCCGACCTGAAAAACGTCAAGTCCAAAATCGGCTCCACCGACAACCTGAAGCACCAGCCCGGAGGTGGCAAG GTGCAAATCGTTTACAAGCCAGTGGACCTGAGCCATGTGACATCCAAATGTGGTTCCCTGGGCAACATCCACCACAAACCAG GTGGTGGCCAGGTGGAGGTGAAATCTGAGAAACTGGACTTCAAAGATAAGGTGCAGTCGAAAATCGGGTCCCTAGATAACATCAGCCACGTCCCTGGAGGAGGCAATAAAAAG ATTGAGACTCACAAGCTGACCTTCCGCGAGAACGCCAAAGCCAAGACCGACCACGGCGCCGAAATCGTCTACAAGTCCCCGACCATCTCCGGAGACGCCTCCCCGCGCCGCCTTAGCAACGTCTCCTCCAGCGGCAGCATCAACCTGGTGGACTCCCCCCAGCTGGCCACGCTAGCCGACGAGGTGTCCGCCTCGCTGGCCAAGCAGGGCTTGTGA
- the MAPT gene encoding microtubule-associated protein tau isoform X21 — translation MMEDHAPGQEKHFSSGYPLQIPVDDGSDEPVSETSDAKSTPTTEDATAPLVEEGDHEEQGGAEQHGEIPEGTTAEEAGVGATPNLEDHAAGDATQGRVDKEGTEADEKKPKGPEGRGGSKTGAARAGQAQRNSTNATRIPAKTPTAPKTPPSSGRKEQKKPPPAAAKTEKGEQPKSGDRSGYSSPGSPGTPGSRSRTPSLPTPPAREPKKVAVVRTPPKSPASAKTRVPPAAAPMPDLKNVKSKIGSTDNLKHQPGGGKVQIVYKPVDLSHVTSKCGSLGNIHHKPGGGQVEVKSEKLDFKDKVQSKIGSLDNISHVPGGGNKKIETHKLTFRENAKAKTDHGAEIVYKSPTISGDASPRRLSNVSSSGSINLVDSPQLATLADEVSASLAKQGL, via the exons ATGATGGAGGATCACGCACCTGGCCAGGAAAAACACTTCTCATCAG GCTATCCCCTTCAGATACCAGTCGATGATGGATCGGATGAGCCTGTTTCTGAAACTTCTGACGCTAAGAGCACCCCAACTACGGAAG ATGCCACAGCACCTTTAGTGGAGGAAGGAGACCACGAGGAGCAGGGTGGTGCGGAACAGCACGGGGAGATCCCAGAAGGAACCACAG ctgaggaggcGGGCGTGGGAGCCACTCCCAACCTGGAGGACCACGCTGCAGGAGATGCCACTCAAG GTCGTGTTGACAAGGAAGGGACCGAAGCTGATGAAAAGAAACCCAAG GGCCCGGAGGGGCGCGGTGGCTCCAAGACGGGCGCGGCGCGCGCGGGGCAGGCGCAGCGGAACTCCACCAACGCCACCCGCATCCCGGCCAAGACCCCCACGGCCCCcaagacccctcccagctccg GCAGAAAGGAGCAGAAAAAGccacctcctgcagcagcaaagaCTGAGAAAG GTGAGCAGCCCAAGTCCGGAGACAGAAGCGGTTACAGCAGCCCCGGCTCCCCCGGGACTCCGGGCAGCCGTTCCCGCACCCCCTCTCTGCCCACCCCACCAGCCAGGGAGCCCAAGAAGGTGGCAGTGGTCCGCACGCCCCCCAAGTCGCCGGCCTCGGCCAAGACCCGCGTCCCGCCTGCCGCCGCGCCCATGCCCGACCTGAAAAACGTCAAGTCCAAAATCGGCTCCACCGACAACCTGAAGCACCAGCCCGGAGGTGGCAAG GTGCAAATCGTTTACAAGCCAGTGGACCTGAGCCATGTGACATCCAAATGTGGTTCCCTGGGCAACATCCACCACAAACCAG GTGGTGGCCAGGTGGAGGTGAAATCTGAGAAACTGGACTTCAAAGATAAGGTGCAGTCGAAAATCGGGTCCCTAGATAACATCAGCCACGTCCCTGGAGGAGGCAATAAAAAG ATTGAGACTCACAAGCTGACCTTCCGCGAGAACGCCAAAGCCAAGACCGACCACGGCGCCGAAATCGTCTACAAGTCCCCGACCATCTCCGGAGACGCCTCCCCGCGCCGCCTTAGCAACGTCTCCTCCAGCGGCAGCATCAACCTGGTGGACTCCCCCCAGCTGGCCACGCTAGCCGACGAGGTGTCCGCCTCGCTGGCCAAGCAGGGCTTGTGA
- the MAPT gene encoding microtubule-associated protein tau isoform X22 — translation MMEDHAPGQEKHFSSGYPLQIPVDDGSDEPVSETSDAKSTPTTEDATAPLVEEGDHEEQGGAEQHGEIPEGTTAEEAGVGATPNLEDHAAGDATQGRVDKEGTEADEKKPKGPEGRGGSKTGAARAGQAQRNSTNATRIPAKTPTAPKTPPSSGRKEQKKPPPAAAKTEKAREPKKVAVVRTPPKSPASAKTRVPPAAAPMPDLKNVKSKIGSTDNLKHQPGGGKVQIINKKLDFSSVQSKCGSKDNIKHIPGGGSVQIVYKPVDLSHVTSKCGSLGNIHHKPGGGQVEVKSEKLDFKDKVQSKIGSLDNISHVPGGGNKKIETHKLTFRENAKAKTDHGAEIVYKSPTISGDASPRRLSNVSSSGSINLVDSPQLATLADEVSASLAKQGL, via the exons ATGATGGAGGATCACGCACCTGGCCAGGAAAAACACTTCTCATCAG GCTATCCCCTTCAGATACCAGTCGATGATGGATCGGATGAGCCTGTTTCTGAAACTTCTGACGCTAAGAGCACCCCAACTACGGAAG ATGCCACAGCACCTTTAGTGGAGGAAGGAGACCACGAGGAGCAGGGTGGTGCGGAACAGCACGGGGAGATCCCAGAAGGAACCACAG ctgaggaggcGGGCGTGGGAGCCACTCCCAACCTGGAGGACCACGCTGCAGGAGATGCCACTCAAG GTCGTGTTGACAAGGAAGGGACCGAAGCTGATGAAAAGAAACCCAAG GGCCCGGAGGGGCGCGGTGGCTCCAAGACGGGCGCGGCGCGCGCGGGGCAGGCGCAGCGGAACTCCACCAACGCCACCCGCATCCCGGCCAAGACCCCCACGGCCCCcaagacccctcccagctccg GCAGAAAGGAGCAGAAAAAGccacctcctgcagcagcaaagaCTGAGAAAG CCAGGGAGCCCAAGAAGGTGGCAGTGGTCCGCACGCCCCCCAAGTCGCCGGCCTCGGCCAAGACCCGCGTCCCGCCTGCCGCCGCGCCCATGCCCGACCTGAAAAACGTCAAGTCCAAAATCGGCTCCACCGACAACCTGAAGCACCAGCCCGGAGGTGGCAAG GTGCAGATAATTAATAAGAAGCTGGACTTTAGCAGCGTTCAATCCAAGTGTGGCTCAAAGGATAATATCAAACACATCCCGGGCGGAGGCAGT GTGCAAATCGTTTACAAGCCAGTGGACCTGAGCCATGTGACATCCAAATGTGGTTCCCTGGGCAACATCCACCACAAACCAG GTGGTGGCCAGGTGGAGGTGAAATCTGAGAAACTGGACTTCAAAGATAAGGTGCAGTCGAAAATCGGGTCCCTAGATAACATCAGCCACGTCCCTGGAGGAGGCAATAAAAAG ATTGAGACTCACAAGCTGACCTTCCGCGAGAACGCCAAAGCCAAGACCGACCACGGCGCCGAAATCGTCTACAAGTCCCCGACCATCTCCGGAGACGCCTCCCCGCGCCGCCTTAGCAACGTCTCCTCCAGCGGCAGCATCAACCTGGTGGACTCCCCCCAGCTGGCCACGCTAGCCGACGAGGTGTCCGCCTCGCTGGCCAAGCAGGGCTTGTGA
- the MAPT gene encoding microtubule-associated protein tau isoform X23: protein MMEDHAPGQEKHFSSGYPLQIPVDDGSDEPVSETSDAKSTPTTEAEEAGVGATPNLEDHAAGDATQGRVDKEGTEADEKKPKGPEGRGGSKTGAARAGQAQRNSTNATRIPAKTPTAPKTPPSSGEQPKSGDRSGYSSPGSPGTPGSRSRTPSLPTPPAREPKKVAVVRTPPKSPASAKTRVPPAAAPMPDLKNVKSKIGSTDNLKHQPGGGKVQIINKKLDFSSVQSKCGSKDNIKHIPGGGSVQIVYKPVDLSHVTSKCGSLGNIHHKPGGGQVEVKSEKLDFKDKVQSKIGSLDNISHVPGGGNKKIETHKLTFRENAKAKTDHGAEIVYKSPTISGDASPRRLSNVSSSGSINLVDSPQLATLADEVSASLAKQGL from the exons ATGATGGAGGATCACGCACCTGGCCAGGAAAAACACTTCTCATCAG GCTATCCCCTTCAGATACCAGTCGATGATGGATCGGATGAGCCTGTTTCTGAAACTTCTGACGCTAAGAGCACCCCAACTACGGAAG ctgaggaggcGGGCGTGGGAGCCACTCCCAACCTGGAGGACCACGCTGCAGGAGATGCCACTCAAG GTCGTGTTGACAAGGAAGGGACCGAAGCTGATGAAAAGAAACCCAAG GGCCCGGAGGGGCGCGGTGGCTCCAAGACGGGCGCGGCGCGCGCGGGGCAGGCGCAGCGGAACTCCACCAACGCCACCCGCATCCCGGCCAAGACCCCCACGGCCCCcaagacccctcccagctccg GTGAGCAGCCCAAGTCCGGAGACAGAAGCGGTTACAGCAGCCCCGGCTCCCCCGGGACTCCGGGCAGCCGTTCCCGCACCCCCTCTCTGCCCACCCCACCAGCCAGGGAGCCCAAGAAGGTGGCAGTGGTCCGCACGCCCCCCAAGTCGCCGGCCTCGGCCAAGACCCGCGTCCCGCCTGCCGCCGCGCCCATGCCCGACCTGAAAAACGTCAAGTCCAAAATCGGCTCCACCGACAACCTGAAGCACCAGCCCGGAGGTGGCAAG GTGCAGATAATTAATAAGAAGCTGGACTTTAGCAGCGTTCAATCCAAGTGTGGCTCAAAGGATAATATCAAACACATCCCGGGCGGAGGCAGT GTGCAAATCGTTTACAAGCCAGTGGACCTGAGCCATGTGACATCCAAATGTGGTTCCCTGGGCAACATCCACCACAAACCAG GTGGTGGCCAGGTGGAGGTGAAATCTGAGAAACTGGACTTCAAAGATAAGGTGCAGTCGAAAATCGGGTCCCTAGATAACATCAGCCACGTCCCTGGAGGAGGCAATAAAAAG ATTGAGACTCACAAGCTGACCTTCCGCGAGAACGCCAAAGCCAAGACCGACCACGGCGCCGAAATCGTCTACAAGTCCCCGACCATCTCCGGAGACGCCTCCCCGCGCCGCCTTAGCAACGTCTCCTCCAGCGGCAGCATCAACCTGGTGGACTCCCCCCAGCTGGCCACGCTAGCCGACGAGGTGTCCGCCTCGCTGGCCAAGCAGGGCTTGTGA
- the MAPT gene encoding microtubule-associated protein tau isoform X18, producing the protein MMEDHAPGQEKHFSSGYPLQIPVDDGSDEPVSETSDAKSTPTTEDATAPLVEEGDHEEQGGAEQHGEIPEGTTAEEAGVGATPNLEDHAAGDATQGRVDKEGTEADEKKPKGPEGRGGSKTGAARAGQAQRNSTNATRIPAKTPTAPKTPPSSGRKEQKKPPPAAAKTEKGEQPKSGDRSGYSSPGSPGTPGSRSRTPSLPTPPAREPKKVAVVRTPPKSPASAKTRVPPAAAPMPDLKNVKSKIGSTDNLKHQPGGGKVQIINKKLDFSSVQSKCGSKDNIKHIPGGGSVQIVYKPVDLSHVTSKCGSLGNIHHKPGGGQVEVKSEKLDFKDKVQSKIGSLDNISHVPGGGNKKIETHKLTFRENAKAKTDHGAEIVYKSPTISGDASPRRLSNVSSSGSINLVDSPQLATLADEVSASLAKQGL; encoded by the exons ATGATGGAGGATCACGCACCTGGCCAGGAAAAACACTTCTCATCAG GCTATCCCCTTCAGATACCAGTCGATGATGGATCGGATGAGCCTGTTTCTGAAACTTCTGACGCTAAGAGCACCCCAACTACGGAAG ATGCCACAGCACCTTTAGTGGAGGAAGGAGACCACGAGGAGCAGGGTGGTGCGGAACAGCACGGGGAGATCCCAGAAGGAACCACAG ctgaggaggcGGGCGTGGGAGCCACTCCCAACCTGGAGGACCACGCTGCAGGAGATGCCACTCAAG GTCGTGTTGACAAGGAAGGGACCGAAGCTGATGAAAAGAAACCCAAG GGCCCGGAGGGGCGCGGTGGCTCCAAGACGGGCGCGGCGCGCGCGGGGCAGGCGCAGCGGAACTCCACCAACGCCACCCGCATCCCGGCCAAGACCCCCACGGCCCCcaagacccctcccagctccg GCAGAAAGGAGCAGAAAAAGccacctcctgcagcagcaaagaCTGAGAAAG GTGAGCAGCCCAAGTCCGGAGACAGAAGCGGTTACAGCAGCCCCGGCTCCCCCGGGACTCCGGGCAGCCGTTCCCGCACCCCCTCTCTGCCCACCCCACCAGCCAGGGAGCCCAAGAAGGTGGCAGTGGTCCGCACGCCCCCCAAGTCGCCGGCCTCGGCCAAGACCCGCGTCCCGCCTGCCGCCGCGCCCATGCCCGACCTGAAAAACGTCAAGTCCAAAATCGGCTCCACCGACAACCTGAAGCACCAGCCCGGAGGTGGCAAG GTGCAGATAATTAATAAGAAGCTGGACTTTAGCAGCGTTCAATCCAAGTGTGGCTCAAAGGATAATATCAAACACATCCCGGGCGGAGGCAGT GTGCAAATCGTTTACAAGCCAGTGGACCTGAGCCATGTGACATCCAAATGTGGTTCCCTGGGCAACATCCACCACAAACCAG GTGGTGGCCAGGTGGAGGTGAAATCTGAGAAACTGGACTTCAAAGATAAGGTGCAGTCGAAAATCGGGTCCCTAGATAACATCAGCCACGTCCCTGGAGGAGGCAATAAAAAG ATTGAGACTCACAAGCTGACCTTCCGCGAGAACGCCAAAGCCAAGACCGACCACGGCGCCGAAATCGTCTACAAGTCCCCGACCATCTCCGGAGACGCCTCCCCGCGCCGCCTTAGCAACGTCTCCTCCAGCGGCAGCATCAACCTGGTGGACTCCCCCCAGCTGGCCACGCTAGCCGACGAGGTGTCCGCCTCGCTGGCCAAGCAGGGCTTGTGA
- the MAPT gene encoding microtubule-associated protein tau isoform X19 translates to MMEDHAPGQEKHFSSGYPLQIPVDDGSDEPVSETSDAKSTPTTEDATAPLVEEGDHEEQGGAEQHGEIPEGTTAEEAGVGATPNLEDHAAGDATQGRVDKEGTEADEKKPKGPEGRGGSKTGAARAGQAQRNSTNATRIPAKTPTAPKTPPSSGEQPKSGDRSGYSSPGSPGTPGSRSRTPSLPTPPAREPKKVAVVRTPPKSPASAKTRVPPAAAPMPDLKNVKSKIGSTDNLKHQPGGGKVQIINKKLDFSSVQSKCGSKDNIKHIPGGGSVQIVYKPVDLSHVTSKCGSLGNIHHKPGGGQVEVKSEKLDFKDKVQSKIGSLDNISHVPGGGNKKIETHKLTFRENAKAKTDHGAEIVYKSPTISGDASPRRLSNVSSSGSINLVDSPQLATLADEVSASLAKQGL, encoded by the exons ATGATGGAGGATCACGCACCTGGCCAGGAAAAACACTTCTCATCAG GCTATCCCCTTCAGATACCAGTCGATGATGGATCGGATGAGCCTGTTTCTGAAACTTCTGACGCTAAGAGCACCCCAACTACGGAAG ATGCCACAGCACCTTTAGTGGAGGAAGGAGACCACGAGGAGCAGGGTGGTGCGGAACAGCACGGGGAGATCCCAGAAGGAACCACAG ctgaggaggcGGGCGTGGGAGCCACTCCCAACCTGGAGGACCACGCTGCAGGAGATGCCACTCAAG GTCGTGTTGACAAGGAAGGGACCGAAGCTGATGAAAAGAAACCCAAG GGCCCGGAGGGGCGCGGTGGCTCCAAGACGGGCGCGGCGCGCGCGGGGCAGGCGCAGCGGAACTCCACCAACGCCACCCGCATCCCGGCCAAGACCCCCACGGCCCCcaagacccctcccagctccg GTGAGCAGCCCAAGTCCGGAGACAGAAGCGGTTACAGCAGCCCCGGCTCCCCCGGGACTCCGGGCAGCCGTTCCCGCACCCCCTCTCTGCCCACCCCACCAGCCAGGGAGCCCAAGAAGGTGGCAGTGGTCCGCACGCCCCCCAAGTCGCCGGCCTCGGCCAAGACCCGCGTCCCGCCTGCCGCCGCGCCCATGCCCGACCTGAAAAACGTCAAGTCCAAAATCGGCTCCACCGACAACCTGAAGCACCAGCCCGGAGGTGGCAAG GTGCAGATAATTAATAAGAAGCTGGACTTTAGCAGCGTTCAATCCAAGTGTGGCTCAAAGGATAATATCAAACACATCCCGGGCGGAGGCAGT GTGCAAATCGTTTACAAGCCAGTGGACCTGAGCCATGTGACATCCAAATGTGGTTCCCTGGGCAACATCCACCACAAACCAG GTGGTGGCCAGGTGGAGGTGAAATCTGAGAAACTGGACTTCAAAGATAAGGTGCAGTCGAAAATCGGGTCCCTAGATAACATCAGCCACGTCCCTGGAGGAGGCAATAAAAAG ATTGAGACTCACAAGCTGACCTTCCGCGAGAACGCCAAAGCCAAGACCGACCACGGCGCCGAAATCGTCTACAAGTCCCCGACCATCTCCGGAGACGCCTCCCCGCGCCGCCTTAGCAACGTCTCCTCCAGCGGCAGCATCAACCTGGTGGACTCCCCCCAGCTGGCCACGCTAGCCGACGAGGTGTCCGCCTCGCTGGCCAAGCAGGGCTTGTGA
- the MAPT gene encoding microtubule-associated protein tau isoform X25 has translation MMEDHAPGQEKHFSSGYPLQIPVDDGSDEPVSETSDAKSTPTTEDATAPLVEEGDHEEQGGAEQHGEIPEGTTAEEAGVGATPNLEDHAAGDATQGRVDKEGTEADEKKPKGPEGRGGSKTGAARAGQAQRNSTNATRIPAKTPTAPKTPPSSGRKEQKKPPPAAAKTEKAREPKKVAVVRTPPKSPASAKTRVPPAAAPMPDLKNVKSKIGSTDNLKHQPGGGKVQIVYKPVDLSHVTSKCGSLGNIHHKPGGGQVEVKSEKLDFKDKVQSKIGSLDNISHVPGGGNKKIETHKLTFRENAKAKTDHGAEIVYKSPTISGDASPRRLSNVSSSGSINLVDSPQLATLADEVSASLAKQGL, from the exons ATGATGGAGGATCACGCACCTGGCCAGGAAAAACACTTCTCATCAG GCTATCCCCTTCAGATACCAGTCGATGATGGATCGGATGAGCCTGTTTCTGAAACTTCTGACGCTAAGAGCACCCCAACTACGGAAG ATGCCACAGCACCTTTAGTGGAGGAAGGAGACCACGAGGAGCAGGGTGGTGCGGAACAGCACGGGGAGATCCCAGAAGGAACCACAG ctgaggaggcGGGCGTGGGAGCCACTCCCAACCTGGAGGACCACGCTGCAGGAGATGCCACTCAAG GTCGTGTTGACAAGGAAGGGACCGAAGCTGATGAAAAGAAACCCAAG GGCCCGGAGGGGCGCGGTGGCTCCAAGACGGGCGCGGCGCGCGCGGGGCAGGCGCAGCGGAACTCCACCAACGCCACCCGCATCCCGGCCAAGACCCCCACGGCCCCcaagacccctcccagctccg GCAGAAAGGAGCAGAAAAAGccacctcctgcagcagcaaagaCTGAGAAAG CCAGGGAGCCCAAGAAGGTGGCAGTGGTCCGCACGCCCCCCAAGTCGCCGGCCTCGGCCAAGACCCGCGTCCCGCCTGCCGCCGCGCCCATGCCCGACCTGAAAAACGTCAAGTCCAAAATCGGCTCCACCGACAACCTGAAGCACCAGCCCGGAGGTGGCAAG GTGCAAATCGTTTACAAGCCAGTGGACCTGAGCCATGTGACATCCAAATGTGGTTCCCTGGGCAACATCCACCACAAACCAG GTGGTGGCCAGGTGGAGGTGAAATCTGAGAAACTGGACTTCAAAGATAAGGTGCAGTCGAAAATCGGGTCCCTAGATAACATCAGCCACGTCCCTGGAGGAGGCAATAAAAAG ATTGAGACTCACAAGCTGACCTTCCGCGAGAACGCCAAAGCCAAGACCGACCACGGCGCCGAAATCGTCTACAAGTCCCCGACCATCTCCGGAGACGCCTCCCCGCGCCGCCTTAGCAACGTCTCCTCCAGCGGCAGCATCAACCTGGTGGACTCCCCCCAGCTGGCCACGCTAGCCGACGAGGTGTCCGCCTCGCTGGCCAAGCAGGGCTTGTGA